The Paracholeplasma brassicae genome includes the window CAAAAACATATTCATTTTACAATAATACGCAATATGATACAATAGAAAAGACAGGAGTGAACTTATGAAAACAAACAACGTATTAATTACAACTGCTTATAATAATGAAGCTAGAATTTATGTAACAAACACACTAGAGATGGTTGAAGAAGCCAGAAGAATCCACCAAACATGGCCAACCGTTACGGCCGCACTTGGCAGATTTCTAACCGTATCCGGTATGATGGGCTTAATGTACAAAGACGATGAGTCAATCACACTAAAGATTGAGGCGGACGGCCCAATTGGGTTTATGCTTGCTGAGGCAAACGGTAAAGGCGAAGTTCGTGCGGACTTAAAAAACCCTGAGGTTTACTTAAAATACGAAAGCGGTCCAAAAAAAGGCAAACTGGCCGTGGGTAAAGCTGTTGGTGATGGCTACCTTCACGTCACTAAAGACTTGAACTTGAAAAATATGTTTACCTCGACGGTTGAACTCCAAACTGGTGAAATTGGTGACGATTTTACCTACTACTTTACCTCAAGTGAACAAACCCCATCAGCCGTTGGTCTTGGTGTCTTAGTCAATGAAGACCAAACGGTCAAACAAGCTGGCGGTTTTATCATCCAACTACTACCAAGCGCAAGCGAAGAAACCATCGTACAAATCGAACATGTGCTTAGTCACATTAAGGCCATGACTGATCTATTTGAAGAAGGACTCACGATCTATGACATTGCTAATCTTCTTTCTAACAATACAGCAAAAATATTGGAAGAAAGACAAATTACTTATCATTGTAGTTGTAGTAAAGACAAATTTGCCTTCTCCTTAGCTAAACTTGATGATCAAACCCTTGATCAGTTTATAAAAGAAGATAAGGGCGCTGAGGTTACTTGTCACTTCTGTAAAAAAGGATACCACTTTAATGAATGTGACCTAGAAGAAATCAAACGTAGTAAAACAAAACTTGCAGACTAAATAAATAGCCTCCAGCGTATAATGATATGATCCCCTTAAAGTAGACACTACAAATAATTAAAGTTTGTAGAAGTGTACAGAGAGGGGATTTTTCTTATGTCAAGAACACCAAGATTCAGTAAAGAAACAAAAATCAAAGCAATCAAAGCATATCAAACAGGAATCAAGTCAATGTTAGAAATCGCATGTGAATTAGGATGTGACGTATCCAGTGTTAAACAATGGGTCAGGAACTATGAATCGATGGGAAGTATGGCATTTGAGGATAAACCAAGAAACCAAAGTTATATGAAATCATTCAAATTAGAGGTGATTAAAGCTTACCACGATGGCAAAGGATCATACGCAGAACTGGCCAAACAATATCAAATAACATCAGACTCAATGATTAAGAGTTGGGTTTCCAAGTATAATAGACATAACGAGATCAAAGCGTATGATCCAAAGGGGTATGTTTATATGGCGAAATCAAGAAAAGTGAGTTATGAAGAAAAGTTAGATATAGTGAAATGGACGATTGAACATAACTTTGAATATAAACTCGCAGCGGAGAAGTTTGAGACAGCCTACTCACAAGTGTATAACTGGGTCAGAAAATACAACGTAGAAGGTGAAGCTGGTTTAAAGGACGAACGAGGCAAGAGAAAGCCTGTAGAGAATCTAAGTGAAATTGAGAAACTAAAACGTGAAGTTGAGCTTCTAAGACGGAAGAATGAACGTCTGGAGATGGAGGCTGAAGTCATAAAAAAATTCCAGGAGATCGAAAGGAGGGATATTTTAGCAAGATCCGCCAAGAAGCCAAATACAAAACGATAAAAGGGCTTCATGAGGCAAAAAACTATCCTATTTTGGTGTTATGTGAAATCCTTTTGATTGTTCGTAGCAGCTATTATAAGTGGTTAAAACATGAAGAAACAAATGAAGAAAAGATTAATCATGAGTTATCTCAATTGATTCTTGAATATCATGATGAGTTTAAAGGTATCTTAGGCTATAGACGGATGACTTTATGGATTAATAAGCGGAATCAAACGAACTATAATGTAAAACGCATCAGACGATTGATGAAGAAATTAGGTGTATCGTCGGTTATCCGTAGAGTGCGTAAGGGGTATATTAAAGTAAGACCAGAGATCACAGCAGAGAATGTCTTAAACAGACAATTTGAGGCTAATAATCCCAATGAGAAATGGTTAACAGACGTTACCGAGTTCAAGGTGATTGGATCGAATACTAAGTTATACTTAAGTGCCATCATCGATCTGTGTGATACCAGTATTATCAGTTACAAAATGGGTATATCGAATAATAACCAACTGGTAAATGAAACCTTCGAGAAAGCATTCCAACTTAATCCGGAAGCCAAACCGATGGTACACAGTGACCGCGGGTATCAATATACGAATAAAGTGTTTCAAAAGAAGCTCACTTCTAGAAGCATGACAGTCAGTATGTCTAGAGTTGGTAGGTGTATTGATAATGGACCGATGGAGAGTTTTTGGGGTACACTTAAATCAGAAATGTACTATTTAACCCAGTTTCACGACATCAATCAACTCAAAGTAGCGATTGATCAATACATCCAGTTTTATAATAAACAAAGGTACCAAGAAAAACTAAAAGGCTTAACTCCGATGGAATTTCGGAATCAAGCCTTAAAAATTGAATCAGTTATTTAATTATTTCCACTGTCTACTTGACAGGGGGCGGTTCATAATTGCGCTGGGGGCTTTTTAGTTGTTTATCACAGTTACGTTTAATATTAATTATATAAAAGACAAAAACCACCAAAATGGTGGCTTTCGTTTAAAACAATCCTGACAACTAATTAGGTCTTAGGACTGGCTACCCATGCATATTTTATTATATCGTTAGTCTAAGAAATACAAGATTCATTTCGATCAGTTGACTTTATTCAAGACAGCCACCTTCATATTCATTATAAACTCTCGTATAGGACGTACCATCAACAATCAATATACCATCTCTAATACTAAAATCCTTAATGTCTAGTGTATCTGAATGCTTGATCGTAAATTCATAATCATCCATCGTTTCAGGTGTTTCCTTATAATCCGCGACAAGCCTATCTGTAACACCTTGTATATAAAGCTTAATACTTGCTTGATTGTGATATTTCATCAAGGATACCTCAATGTAGTCGTTCTCATTTTCATATCGGAATAAGAAGTCAGATCCACCATTCAAATTAACGGAATCAATACTTGAAGGATACGTTTCTTTATCAAGTTCAATTAATAAAATCATCGGATCTGGTTCTATGGCTAAGTAACAAGCCGGTGTGACGTAAGTAATCATCAACTCACCGTCAAATACGAGAAGATCCCTTAATTGAAGATCGACGTATTTTTTTACCCCAGGCTGATTAATTTTGACAAACACCACCTGATGAGAATCAAAAAATGACTCATCGTAGACACGATTAAACCGCTCGGCAACCAACTTATACGAACGATAATCATCCATATCACTTAAAATGACATAATTTGTATCAAAATTATTGTTGTTGTCAATGATTGTATCATGATAGACCTTCGAAATGGGTACTTCTTGAATGACTGTCTTTGTTTGACAAGAAAACATCAATAAACTTAAAAGAACGACGTATAAATTCATGAATAATTTTTTCATTTAATTCCCTCCTTGATCCAATCATCTTAATTATTATATACATCTTATAATATTAATTTATTAATGTCAATCTTTTTTTTATATTGTTCTATTTTAAGAAAGACATTTCATGTTACTCGTTGATACTCAAATCAGATTGCCTACTTTTTTAGTTATTTGATTTTAATTTAACCAATTAACAAACCATATCGATTCTAATTTTTTATAATGAATGGTCAAAGGTATTCTATAAAGAAAAAAAGACTTCTTACTCAGTAATATTACCTCGTAAAAAGTCCATGTATCTATGTTCTAAGCCTCATCGGTAAGAAACCATTAAACGGATGAATTATTTTTCATTGTTTCGGTTGTAACAACCTTCCTTTTGGAAAGTGATTGTTTGACATCAATGATTCGTTGGTTTTTACTCCCACGATATAAAAGCGTTAAATCCCTTTGTTCTAGGATAAACTTACCGTCAATTAAGTAATCGATTTGATGCAGTAACCGCATCAAATGGGTATTGCCGCCCGCACTTGAAATTAAGAATTCATATGTAAAACCCGTGTAGACGATGATTTGATAGCCCGGTTCTAACCCTTCGATAATCTCATTGATTGCCTTTACTTGTAAGAGTGGTTCTCCCCCGCTAAAGGTAATCTTGTTTAGGTGCGGCTTTCCTTTGATTTCATCAATAATGGCTTGGGTATCCATTAAGTACCCTTGATTTAATGCGTGTGTACCAGGGTTATGGCAGCCTTTACAATCGTGCAGACAGCCTTGTGTGTAAATGGCATATCTTATGCCTGGCCCGTCAACAATGGAGTTAGCATAGATTTGTGCGAGTCTAATTTTCATGTTTTAGATGCTTCACACGTTTCATAACTTCTTCTTTTTTTGCATCATTAAATCGATCGAGTGTGCCCACTAAATAACCCGTAATACGTCTGATTCGCTCAAACGGATAATCCGTTTCATCTCTACCACATTTTGGACAAATGTTATCGATGATGCCTTGATAACCACAAATTGGATCACGATCGATCGGATGATTGATAGACCCATAACCGATACCTGTTTCTTTCATGTGTCTTATAATTTGTTCAAAGGCTTCTAAGTTCTTTGAAATATCACCATCGACCTCAACGTAACTAATGTGTCCACCATTGGTAAGATTATGGTATGGTGCTTCAATCGAAATTTTATCAAACACATCGATTTCATGATATACCGGTACGTGAAATGAGTTGGTGTAAAACCCTTTATCAGTGATGCCTTTAATTTCACCAAATTTCTTTTGATCGAGTTTGATGAATCTGCCACTTAAACCTTCAGCAGGTGTTGCAACCACAGAGAAATTAAGATCATAAGTCTCACTATACTGATCGGTTAAATCCCTCATATAGGCTATAATTTCTAGGCCAAGTGCTTGAACCTTTTGATTGCTGCCGTGATGATCACCGGTTAATGCGATTAACGTCTCTGCTAGACCAATAAAGCCAATCCCGAGTGTACCGTGTTTAATCACGTCTCTAACTTCATCATTGATACCTAATTTGTTTGAGTCTTTCCATATGTGTTCTTTCATTAAAAAAGGAAAGTTATAGACTTTTTTTGATGCTTGGATATTAAACCGCTCTAAGAGTTGGTCTTTAACTAAATCCATGGTCTCTTTTAAAGAAACAAAAAACGCTTCTTTTGACTTTGACTCTATCGCAAGCCTTGGTAGGTTAATCGAAGTAAAACTCAAGTTACCTCTGCCACCAACGGTATTCTTTTCTGCATGTCTGTTTGACATGACTCTTGTGCGACAACCCATATAAGCAATCTCGGTGTCGTAATCATTTTTGTCGTAGCTAGCGATATTAAATGGCGCATCTAAGAAAGAAAAGTTTGGAAATAAACGTTTAGATGACACTTGCATCGCATATAAAAATAAATCGTAGTTTGGATCGGTCTTTTCGTAATTGATGCCTTCTTTAACTTTAAATATTTGAATTGGGAAAATTGGTGTTTCCCCATCCCCTAAGCCTCGTTGTGTCGCTTCTAGTAAACACTTAATTACCATACGACCTTCAACCGACGTATCGGTTCCGTAGTTGAGGGATGAAAATGGTACTTGAGCCCCAGCTCTAGAATGCATGGTGTTTAAGTTATGCACGAGCGCTTCCATGGCTTGTAGGGTCTGTTCTTCGGTTTCTTCTTTGGTGATTGTAATGATGCGTTCAATCCTTGATTTTGCATCAACACCTAAGTTTTTTTCGTATTTTTTTAATAGTTCAACAACGTATTCATTCGATGACAAAGAAACCTCAATATCTTTTTCTTCTAAGCCGTTAACAAACAATTCCACGCTTGATTTATGTGTGTTTTTATCTAAACTTAACGCATGATAGAGGTTCTTAATGAGCGTCTTTTTGTAGGTTTTTTTAACACCTTTTGCCATCGCATAATCAAAGTTTGGTACACTTTGTCCACCATGTTGATCGTTTTGATTGGCTTGGATTGCAATGGCAGCCAAGCTCGCATAACTTCTAATGTCTTTAGGTTCTCTTAAATGCCCATGACCGGTAGAAAACCCACCTTCAAACAACTTAATCAAATCGATTTGACAACACGTCATCGTTAAAGTGTAAAAATCAAGGTCATGGATATGGATTAGCCCTTCTTTATGTGCGCTTGAAAAACGCTTATCAATCACGCTTTGCAAATAGAAGGATTTGGCTGTTTCACTGCCCATCTTTAACATCACACCCATGGCAGTGTCGCCATCAATGTTCGCGTTTTCTCTTTTTTCATCAACTTCATCTTTGTCTTTTAGTGTGATGTCACTGATTTGCTTCATCAATAATGACTTTGAATCTCTGATCCGGTTTCGCTCGTTGCGATACAAAATGTAATTCTTAGAAAGCTTATCTTTCCCAAGTTCAATTAAGACGCTTTCTACCTCGTCTTGAATGTCTTCAACACTACAAAGCCTGTCTTTGTATAAAACATCAATTCGTTCGTTGACTTTCTTTGTGACTAACGCCGGTAGCCCTTCTTCTTCAAGATTGGTTGCTTCCATGGCTTTTAACACCGCTTGACTGATTTTTGCCTCATCAAACAATACCGTCCGACCATCTCTTTTTAATACTTCTCTCATCCTTTTTCCCTCCAAATTCGTCAAAAAAAACTATCCATGAGGACAGCATAAAATAGAAAATATCCGTTTTAAAAAAGGACCTCTATCTCAAACCCCAGGAGAATCTTAACTTTTACAATAGGCAAGTCTACCGGCTCGGTTTCATTCTTAGTTTCCCTTCCCGTGACAAGTCACAGTGGTTATGAAACTTCGTCCACCCTACGGTTGCTGGGACAGCTTAGGCCTTAAACCTAATTCCTCTATTAAGTGAAAATACGCACACCTATTTGTGTTTAATTCATTATATAACTCTAAACAACATGAAGTCAATATGAAATACCAATGAAACTAATTTACATTTTTTTAAGACTCAAGCAAGAAAAAAAGGCGCTTGCTCATGCAACTGCCTTTTGTCTAGTAATCAAATGTTTTTAGTTCAGTTAACAACTGTTTTAAGGGTAGCCCAACAATCGTAAAGAAATCCCCAGAGAAATGATCAACAAGTTGTTCACCAAGACCTTGAATGGCGTAAGCCCCAGCCTTATCTAATGGCTCTCCAGTTTTAATGTATTCTAAAATTTGTAGTTCACTATATTCTTTCATCCAAACTTCAGACACCGAATAAAATGTCTTTTGTTTGTCTTTACTCATGATCGTCACACCCGTATATACTTCATGTCTTTCCGCCTTAAGCATCTTTAACATCTTAAACGCGTGGTCTTCATCCACGGGTTTACCTAGTATTTCACCATTATAAACCACAATGGTATCGGCAGCGACTACCACGTCCTCGGTGTAATCGACAAACACCTCGTTTGCTTTTTTAAGCGATAAATGCATGACGTAATCTTCTGGTTTTAAACGTTCTTTAACGGTTTCATCCGTTGGTTTAGAAACCACTTTAAAGCGCACACCCGCGTCCTCTAATAACTTTTTACGACGTGGTGAATTGCTGGCTAAAATAAGCATATAATTTCCTCCAGTTCAATCTATTATAGCATAACTTAAGGTGTTTTGTAGTCTAAAAAATGATATCATATATGATATAATGATTAATTGATAGTAGGTGATTGAAATGAACAATATCAAACTCTTAGGTCTAAACGAACTTAAAAATACCCCGCTTATTGCCTCAATCTCAGGCGGTGTCGACTCCATGGTCTTACTCGATCTCTTAATCAAAGAAAACTACCAAATCATTGTGGTTCATTTTAACCACAACAAACGATTAGAGTCTCTTGCAGAAGCAAACGCCTTAAAAGACTACACATCCAAAAGAAACATACCCTTTGAATACATCCAATTAGAACCAATAAACGATAACTTTCAAGCTGAGGCTCATAAATTAAGAAAAAAACACCTCATTGAAATTGCCAAAAAATACCAATCTACACATATTATTACCGCACACCACCTAAACGATTTGGCCGAAACTATCTTAATGAAATTATCTAGAGGATCAAACCTCTATGGCTACGCTGGTATGCAAATTGCCCATCAAGAAAAAGAGATGACTTATCTAAAACCATTACTTCATGAAAAAAAACAAACCCTATACGATTACGCAACAGCACATGACCTCATGTATTTTGAGGATGCAAGTAATCAAGCAGACACCTACACAAGGAATCGATTTCGTAACCACATTGTCGTCGCGCTAGAAAAAGAAAATAATCAATTTTTAGAAAAGACCTTACAGTTTTCTAATCTAATCAATGAAACAAGCAATTACATCCTTAAACAAGTAAAACCTTACCTCACAAAAGACAAGTTAAATGTAACCGAATTTAACACCTTAGACGTGGTCCTAAAAAAAGCCATTCTAAGTAAGAAAATGGAACAAAACAACATTGAAGTTACCAATCAGAAACTCGAAGATGCGATTCACTTTTTGAGCACCAGTGGACCAAATCAGTCCCTTGACCTATCAAAAGACTATGTCCTTCAACGGGTTTACAACCAAGCCCAGATAAGGCAGAAAAGCTCACCTAAACCATTTAAAATGCAACTAGATCTTAATGCATTAAATATCTTACCGAATATGGGTTATATCACATTTTTAAAAGACCAATTCAATTCTTCGAATTATGAAATAAAATTATGTTATAATAAATTAGCGTTACCACTCTACGTACGTAGTAGAGAAAATGGAGATACACTCATCTTTCCATACGGGAAGAAAAAACTAAAGGATTTCTACATTGATCATAAAATACCAAAATACCTAAGAGACACGGATTTAATCATTACCGATTGTAACAATCAGATCCTTGCCGTCCTTGGTAGGTATTACAACAAAGTAGAAACCAATAACGAACAACTAACACTGGTTTACAAGAGGGGGATTTAACCATGAGTTTAGCAAAAGACATCAAAAGCATCTTAGTAAATGAGCAACAAATCAAAGAAATTTGTGAACGTTTGGGTAAAGAAATCACGAACGATTACAAATCCAAAGAAAGACCAATCATGATTGGTTTACTCAAGGGCTGTGTCCCATTCTTATCGGATTTAGCAAGACATATCGACTTACCAATTGAAATCGAATACATGGACGTTTCATCTTACCATGGCGGCATTTCATCCTCAGGTGATGTCAAAATCAGAAAAGACATGAATACCTCTGTTGCAGGTAGAGATATCTTAATTGCTGAAGACATCGTTGATACCGGTAGAACCTTAGACACCATCGTCAAGTTATTAAAACACCGCGGGGCAAAATCCGTTGAAATTGTCACACTCTTAGATAAGCCTGCGGGCAGAGTCATCCCATTTGAACCAAAGTACGTTGGCGTAACCATCCCGAAAGAATTCGTGGTTGGCTATGGTCTTGATTACGAAGAAATCTATCGTAACCTGCCTTACGTCGGAATCCTAAAACCTGAAATTTATACAAAGTGAGGTATAACAAATGAATCCACAAAAAGATCCTAAGAAAGCCCCAAGACCCGCTAAAAATTATGGCGTCTATGTGCTGTTTGCGATCATCTTATTTGGTAGCTTTGTCTTCTTAAGTCAACTCTTTGAAGCCAAAGGACCTGAAAAACTATCACCATCTCAATTCCAATCCATGGTTGTTGATGGTAGCCTTAATGGCACCACAATTAAATGGACGCCAGTTGGCGGCGAAGATCAAAACGCTTATAAAGTCACCGTTCTAGAAGGCTCAAAAGTCATCTATGAATTCTCGATTTTATACCCTCAACTCGACGAGGTACTAAGCAACATTCCAGACGCATCAAACATCACCGTTCAATACGTCGAAAAATCCACAGTTACATTTTGGAGCATCTTGATTTCAGTGATTATTCCAATCGGTTTAGTCTTAGCGCTTCTCTTCTTCTTATTCAAGTCAATGAGTGGTGGCGGCGCAAACAACAAAGCCTTTGAATTTTCTAAATCAAGAGCACGTCTATCTAACTCTAAGCTAGTCACGTTTAAAGACGTTGCTGGTTGTGACGAGGAAAAAGAGGAACTTGTTGAAGTCATCGACTTCTTGAAGTTTCCTAAAAAATATAAAGAAATGGGCGCTAGAATTCCAAAAGGAATCTTACTTGTTGGTTCACCTGGTACAGGTAAAACCTTATTAGCTAAGGCCGTTGCCGGTGAAGCAAACGTCCCATTCTTCTCAATCTCAGGTTCTGACTTCGTAGAAATGTTCGTCGGTGTTGGTGCCTCAAGAGTCAGAGACCTATTTAAAGTCGCAAAAGAAAGTTCACCTTGTATCATCTTCATTGATGAAATTGATGCCGTTGGTAGACAACGTGGCGCTGGTATGGGTGGCGGTCACGACGAACGTGAACAAACCCTAAACCAATTACTGGTTGAAATGGACGGCTTTAATCCAAACCTAGGCATCATCATTATGGCTGCAACCAACCGCCCAGACGTCTTAGACCCAGCGTTATTAAGACCTGGTCGTTTCGACAGACAAATCACGATTGATTTACCAGACGTCATCGGTCGTGAAGCCATCTTAAAAGTTCACGCAAGAAACAAGAAATTATCCGATCAAATCAAATACAATGAAGTCGCACAACGCATCCCTGGTTTCTCTGGTGCTGATATTGAAAACTTATTAAACGAAGCTGCACTACTAGCCGCACGCGCAAACCGTAAAGTCATTGAGCTACAAGACATTGACGAAGCCGTTGACCGTGTGATGATGGGGCCAGCAAAACGCACAAGAAAAGTCACCGACAAAGAACGCAAAATCATTGCTTATCACGAAGCAGGCCATGCAGTCATCGGTATCAAACTCGAAAATGCCAACGTCGTACAAAAAGTAACGATTGTCGCTAGAGGTAACGCCGGTGGATATAACCTAATGATGCCAGAGGAAGAAACTTTCTTAGAATCTAAACAAAGCTTACTCGCACGTATTACTGGTTATTTAGGTGGACGCGTCGCTGAGGAATTAATCTTTGGAGACATCACTACCGGTGCTTATGGGGATTTCCAAACCGCAACGAAAATTGCACGTGCTATGGTCACCGAGTATGGTATGAGTAACCTTGGGCCAATCCAATACGAAAGTCATGGCGGTTCTGTCTTCTTAGGTAGAGATTACCTAAAAGACAAAAACTTCTCTGATCACATCGCAACTGAAATCGACAAAGAAGTTAGAGACATCATCACAGGCTGTTACGATAAAGCAAGAGCATTACTCTTAGAACACCGTGACCTACTTGATACCATCTCGCACTACTTACTAGAAATTGAAACACTCAATAAACAAGACATCGAAGAAATCGTTCGTACCGGCAAAGTCGCTTGGTGGGAAGAAAAGAAATTAGCCCCAAAAGAGCCAATTGAAACAAACCCACTTGACGAAAAAGTAGAGGAGTCACCTCTGGATGAGACTCGATAAATACTTAAAAGTCTCTCGTCTAATTAAAAGACGTACGGTTGCAAAAAACGCAAGTGATGGACAGCGTGTCTTAGTCAACGATAAAATCGCTAAGCCTTCCCAAACACTAAAAGAAAATGACATCATCACGATTCACTTTGGATTAAAGGTCGTTACCGTCAAGGTAACCACCTTAATTCCACCAAAACGAATGGATGATTACTTAATGTATGAACTGATTAGTGAAGAAAAAAAGTCATAACTTCGGTTATGGCTTTTTAAATGATGAAAATATGATATAATTATTATGATATTTAGGAGGTATAACAATGGATTATACAGAGAACTTAACCGAACAAGAAGTGATCAGAAGAGAGAAACTTAAAGAATTAAAAGAAAAAGGTGTTGATCCATTTGGTCAAAAATTTACTCGTACCCACACGACCATCCAAATAAGAGATACCTATGAAGCATATAACCACGATCAACTCGAAGAAATGAAACAAGAAGTGACGATTGCCGGTCGTATCATGCGTAAAAGAGACCAAGGGAAAGCTGGCTTTATCAGCATCCAAGATAGAGACTCCAACATTCAAGTATACGTTAGAAAAGACATGATTGGTGAAGAAGCATTTGAAATTTTTAAACTTGGTGACTTAGGCGATATCGTTGGAATTACTGGGTTAGTCTTCCGGACAAAAACCGATGAATTAACCATAAAAGCAACCAAATATACGCATTTAACCAAAGCCTTAAGACCACTACCTGACAAATGGAGCGGTCTACAAGATAAAGAGGAAGCTAGACGTCGTAGATACGTCGATTTAATCGTCAATGAAGAAGCCAGACGTATCGCAAAACTTCGCCCAAGAATCATTAGAGAAATTCAAAACTTCTTTGACTCCCGTGGCTTCATCGAAGTAGAAACACCGGTCTTACAACCGATTTTAGGTGGCGCAGCCGCTCGTCCGTTTGTTACACACCACAACACGCTAGACATGGACTTTTATCTAAGAATCGCTACTGAATTACCATTAAAACGTTTAATCGTTGGTGGACTTGAAGCGGTCTATGAAATAGGACGTCTATTTAGAAACGAAGGCATGAGTGCTAAGCATAACCCAGAATTTACCACCATTGAAGCATACCTTGCCTATTCTGATATGGAAGGGATGATGGATTTAGTTGAAGATACCCTTTCAACCGTATGCATGAACGTTTTAGGTACTTACGACATCACTTATGGGGAAAAACAAATCTCATTAGCCCCAGGCTTTAGACGTGTCTCAATGGTTGATTCGATTAAAGAAGTGACTGGCGTTGATTTCTTAGAAATCACCGACATCGAACAAGCCAGACAAATCGCAAAAGAAAAACACATCAAAGTAGAAAAACATCACGGCATTGGACACATCATTCAATCCTTCTTCGATGAATTCGTTGAACCAACCATCGTCCAACCGACCTTTGTTTACGGACACCCACTTGAAGTCTCTCCACTGGCTAAAAAGAACGACGAAAACCCTCGTTTTACCGATCGTTTCGAACTCTTTATTGACGCTAGAGAATACGCCAATGCATTTAGTGAATTAAATGATCCAATCGATCAAAGAGAACGTTTTATGGACCAACTCAAGGAAAAAGAGCTTGGTAACGTTGAGGCAAACGAAATGGACGTGGACTTCGTTGAAGCCCTCGAATATGGGATGCCACC containing:
- a CDS encoding RNA-binding S4 domain-containing protein; the encoded protein is MRLDKYLKVSRLIKRRTVAKNASDGQRVLVNDKIAKPSQTLKENDIITIHFGLKVVTVKVTTLIPPKRMDDYLMYELISEEKKS
- the ftsH gene encoding ATP-dependent zinc metalloprotease FtsH — its product is MNPQKDPKKAPRPAKNYGVYVLFAIILFGSFVFLSQLFEAKGPEKLSPSQFQSMVVDGSLNGTTIKWTPVGGEDQNAYKVTVLEGSKVIYEFSILYPQLDEVLSNIPDASNITVQYVEKSTVTFWSILISVIIPIGLVLALLFFLFKSMSGGGANNKAFEFSKSRARLSNSKLVTFKDVAGCDEEKEELVEVIDFLKFPKKYKEMGARIPKGILLVGSPGTGKTLLAKAVAGEANVPFFSISGSDFVEMFVGVGASRVRDLFKVAKESSPCIIFIDEIDAVGRQRGAGMGGGHDEREQTLNQLLVEMDGFNPNLGIIIMAATNRPDVLDPALLRPGRFDRQITIDLPDVIGREAILKVHARNKKLSDQIKYNEVAQRIPGFSGADIENLLNEAALLAARANRKVIELQDIDEAVDRVMMGPAKRTRKVTDKERKIIAYHEAGHAVIGIKLENANVVQKVTIVARGNAGGYNLMMPEEETFLESKQSLLARITGYLGGRVAEELIFGDITTGAYGDFQTATKIARAMVTEYGMSNLGPIQYESHGGSVFLGRDYLKDKNFSDHIATEIDKEVRDIITGCYDKARALLLEHRDLLDTISHYLLEIETLNKQDIEEIVRTGKVAWWEEKKLAPKEPIETNPLDEKVEESPLDETR
- the hpt gene encoding hypoxanthine phosphoribosyltransferase, with product MSLAKDIKSILVNEQQIKEICERLGKEITNDYKSKERPIMIGLLKGCVPFLSDLARHIDLPIEIEYMDVSSYHGGISSSGDVKIRKDMNTSVAGRDILIAEDIVDTGRTLDTIVKLLKHRGAKSVEIVTLLDKPAGRVIPFEPKYVGVTIPKEFVVGYGLDYEEIYRNLPYVGILKPEIYTK
- the lysS gene encoding lysine--tRNA ligase gives rise to the protein MDYTENLTEQEVIRREKLKELKEKGVDPFGQKFTRTHTTIQIRDTYEAYNHDQLEEMKQEVTIAGRIMRKRDQGKAGFISIQDRDSNIQVYVRKDMIGEEAFEIFKLGDLGDIVGITGLVFRTKTDELTIKATKYTHLTKALRPLPDKWSGLQDKEEARRRRYVDLIVNEEARRIAKLRPRIIREIQNFFDSRGFIEVETPVLQPILGGAAARPFVTHHNTLDMDFYLRIATELPLKRLIVGGLEAVYEIGRLFRNEGMSAKHNPEFTTIEAYLAYSDMEGMMDLVEDTLSTVCMNVLGTYDITYGEKQISLAPGFRRVSMVDSIKEVTGVDFLEITDIEQARQIAKEKHIKVEKHHGIGHIIQSFFDEFVEPTIVQPTFVYGHPLEVSPLAKKNDENPRFTDRFELFIDAREYANAFSELNDPIDQRERFMDQLKEKELGNVEANEMDVDFVEALEYGMPPTGGLGIGIDRFIMLIANVNNIRDVLLFPHMKHK